The window AGGATACTACCTGTCATAGAAGCTTTGTCAAAAGAGCTTACCCTGCCTGTTTCTGTAGATACCTACAGGGCAGACACAGCAGAACTTGCCATAAAGGCAGGTGCAGATATGATAAATGACATCTGGGGGCTTAAATATGACTCCCTCATGGCTCCAACAATAGCTGAGTATGGGGTACCTGTATGTATAATGCACAACAGAACTAACGGGACAGATTACGGACAAGACCTTATAGGACAAATATTGAGGGAGCTTGAGGAAAGTATATTAATAGCAAAAAAAGCAGGTATAAAGGACGATAAAATAATCATCGACCCCGGTATAGGCTTTGCAAAGACCTGGGAGCAAAACTTAGAGATAATGGGTAAGCTTGAGGTTTTTAGGACCCTTGGTTATCCCGTGCTTTTAGGGACCTCAAGAAAGTCCTTTATAGGCAAGGTACTGGACCTTGAAGTTTATGACAGGCTTGAAGGTACACTGGCCACAACTGCAACAGGGATTGCAAAAGGTGTCGATATAGTGAGAGTTCACGACGTTTTACAAAATGCAAGAGCAGCAAAAATAACTGATAGTATGGTGAGGTAAATGGATAAAATAATTATAGAAGACTTGGAAGTGTATGCTTACCACGGGGTAGCAGAAGAGGAGAAAAAACTGGGGCAGATGTTTCTGGTTTCGTTGGAAATATCGGCAGATTTAAGTACCGCTGCCCAAAATCAGGATTTAAGTGCTACTTTAAACTACGCAGAGGTATGCCGGGTTGTTGGGGATGTTGTAAGTTCAGACAAATATGATTTAATTGAAACCGTTGCATATAAAATTCTTGAGGGTATATTTATTAACTTTCAAAAGGCGGTATCAGTAAAAATACTGCTGAAAAAACCTTGGGCTCCAATGGGATATCATCTTAAGTATGCAGGAGTGCAGCTTGAGCGTACAAGAGGCGAAATAGATGTGTAATAATGCAGTCACTGCATATATAGGGTTAGGCTCAAATATAGGGGACAGGGAATACCAGTTAAACCGGGCGGTTGAACTTCTGAAGATAACTGAGAAAACTCAGGTTACGTTGGTGTCCTCTTATTATAATACTGCTCCGGTAGGATATGAGCAGCAACCGGATTTTTTGAATGCAGTGGTTGAAATAAGGACATCCCTGTCAGCAAGAGAGCTTCTTTCAGTTTGCTCAGGAATAGAAAAGGAGCTCAAAAGAGAGAGAATAATACACTGGGGGCCAAGAACCATTGATCTTGATATACTACTTTACGGATGTAATATCATCAATGACACTGATTTGGTAATTCCTCATCCAAGGATGCATGAAAGACGATTTGTACTGGAGCCTTTAAATGAAATTGCGCCTTTAGTATTGCATCCGGTTTTTAATAAAACAATAAATGAGATATTGGAGGGCTTTTATGAGTAAAAAGGGTTTGGTACACATATATACAGGCGATGGAAAGGGCAAGACTACA of the Ruminiclostridium papyrosolvens DSM 2782 genome contains:
- the folP gene encoding dihydropteroate synthase — its product is MTAGCFKIGRSTWEWGKKTYIMGILNITPDSFSDGGSYTNTEMALNKALLMQEEGADIIDVGGETTKPGAIPVSAEIEKQRILPVIEALSKELTLPVSVDTYRADTAELAIKAGADMINDIWGLKYDSLMAPTIAEYGVPVCIMHNRTNGTDYGQDLIGQILRELEESILIAKKAGIKDDKIIIDPGIGFAKTWEQNLEIMGKLEVFRTLGYPVLLGTSRKSFIGKVLDLEVYDRLEGTLATTATGIAKGVDIVRVHDVLQNARAAKITDSMVR
- the folB gene encoding dihydroneopterin aldolase; this encodes MDKIIIEDLEVYAYHGVAEEEKKLGQMFLVSLEISADLSTAAQNQDLSATLNYAEVCRVVGDVVSSDKYDLIETVAYKILEGIFINFQKAVSVKILLKKPWAPMGYHLKYAGVQLERTRGEIDV
- the folK gene encoding 2-amino-4-hydroxy-6-hydroxymethyldihydropteridine diphosphokinase; amino-acid sequence: MCNNAVTAYIGLGSNIGDREYQLNRAVELLKITEKTQVTLVSSYYNTAPVGYEQQPDFLNAVVEIRTSLSARELLSVCSGIEKELKRERIIHWGPRTIDLDILLYGCNIINDTDLVIPHPRMHERRFVLEPLNEIAPLVLHPVFNKTINEILEGFYE